A genomic region of Mitsuaria sp. 7 contains the following coding sequences:
- a CDS encoding acetyltransferase, producing the protein MTRAKDLPLVLIGAGGHAKVVLSLARALGRDVIGVCDPALARDGATAWRGVPVLGDDEALSALDIDRVGLLNGIGQVSHNKVRRTLHERWTSKGFRFVALAHPGAVIDPTATLGDGAQVMAGAIVQADATIGASTIVNTGVRVDHDCRIGDHVHLAPGAVLCGGVEVGAGSFLGAACVVLQQVAIGEGAIVSAGAVLARPLAAGSLHAPHRRRPARAPDPSMPGDAA; encoded by the coding sequence ATGACGCGCGCCAAGGACCTTCCGCTGGTGTTGATCGGTGCGGGCGGCCACGCCAAGGTCGTGCTGTCGCTCGCGCGCGCGCTGGGTCGCGACGTCATCGGCGTCTGCGATCCCGCGCTGGCGCGCGACGGCGCGACCGCGTGGCGTGGCGTTCCGGTGCTCGGCGACGACGAGGCGCTGTCCGCCCTCGACATCGACCGCGTCGGCCTGCTCAACGGCATCGGACAGGTGTCGCACAACAAGGTGCGCCGGACCCTCCACGAGCGATGGACGTCCAAGGGTTTCCGCTTCGTGGCGCTGGCTCATCCCGGCGCCGTGATCGATCCGACGGCGACGCTGGGAGATGGCGCGCAGGTCATGGCCGGGGCGATCGTGCAGGCCGATGCCACGATCGGCGCAAGCACCATCGTCAACACGGGTGTCCGTGTCGATCATGACTGCCGCATCGGCGACCACGTCCACCTTGCGCCCGGTGCCGTGCTGTGCGGGGGCGTCGAGGTCGGGGCCGGCAGTTTCCTCGGTGCCGCGTGCGTCGTGCTGCAGCAGGTGGCGATCGGCGAAGGCGCGATCGTCAGCGCCGGCGCGGTGCTGGCGCGGCCGCTGGCGGCCGGTTCGCTGCATGCGCCGCATCGTCGGCGTCCGGCCCGCGCGCCCGATCCGTCCATGCCAGGAGACGCGGCATGA
- a CDS encoding acyltransferase, producing MSSIVTDAVVTPSSAGTPLSPGRLAAPARFESLDWLRGLLALSIMLYHLNLWELVQPDASTALGRLGVYGVSMFFVLSGLSIAIAYHRFLQGPGSTPRFLVRRIFRIWPLFWIAVLSVTAMNVASREPVSLKLIALNLTTLFGFISPSSYMTTGAWSIGNEMVYYALTPLLLLAYRRSRAWGNGVVLACAGVALVFSQALLDPAVPLSRQWATYINPFNNLFLYAAGIALYFNAGQARRLVTSALLLIAGVAVFTVYPVSGDTVNIVTGLNRWVFSAASIGIVLAVYGTSLRLPAWVGTPLVHLGLATYGVYLLHPVIWRALHLLAPDLVASWAGWGMLAAVSALTIVVSLLIYHRIEHPMVLLGKRLTPARPSSEPPRP from the coding sequence ATGAGTTCGATCGTCACCGACGCCGTCGTGACCCCGTCGAGCGCGGGCACGCCCCTGTCGCCGGGCCGGCTCGCGGCCCCGGCGCGTTTCGAGTCGCTGGACTGGCTGCGCGGCCTGCTGGCGCTCTCGATCATGCTGTACCACCTGAACCTCTGGGAGCTGGTGCAGCCGGACGCCTCGACGGCGCTGGGCCGGCTCGGCGTCTACGGCGTGTCGATGTTCTTCGTGCTCAGCGGTCTCAGCATCGCGATCGCCTACCACCGCTTCCTCCAGGGGCCGGGCAGCACGCCACGGTTCCTGGTCCGCCGGATCTTCCGGATCTGGCCGCTGTTCTGGATCGCCGTCCTGTCGGTGACCGCCATGAACGTCGCCAGCCGCGAGCCGGTCAGCCTCAAGCTCATCGCGCTCAATCTCACGACCCTGTTCGGCTTCATCAGTCCGTCGTCCTACATGACCACGGGCGCCTGGTCGATCGGCAACGAGATGGTCTATTACGCGCTGACGCCGCTGCTGCTGCTCGCCTACCGGCGTTCGCGCGCATGGGGCAACGGCGTGGTGCTGGCTTGCGCGGGCGTGGCGCTGGTGTTCTCGCAGGCGCTGCTGGATCCCGCGGTCCCGCTGTCCCGCCAGTGGGCGACCTACATCAATCCGTTCAACAACCTGTTCCTCTACGCCGCCGGGATCGCCTTGTATTTCAACGCCGGACAGGCCCGACGCCTCGTCACCAGCGCGCTGCTGCTGATCGCGGGCGTGGCCGTCTTCACCGTGTACCCGGTGAGCGGCGACACCGTGAACATCGTCACCGGCCTGAACCGGTGGGTGTTCAGCGCGGCGAGCATCGGCATCGTCCTCGCGGTGTACGGCACCTCGTTGCGGCTGCCGGCCTGGGTCGGCACACCGCTCGTGCACCTGGGTCTCGCGACCTATGGCGTCTATCTGCTGCATCCGGTGATCTGGCGAGCGCTGCATCTGCTGGCGCCGGATCTCGTGGCCTCGTGGGCCGGCTGGGGCATGCTGGCGGCGGTCTCCGCGCTGACGATCGTCGTCTCGCTGCTCATTTATCACCGCATCGAACATCCGATGGTCCTGCTCGGCAAGCGGCTCACCCCCGCCCGACCGTCGTCCGAACCGCCCCGGCCGTGA
- a CDS encoding nucleotidyltransferase family protein, which translates to MSTWSSVLIAPEVSLQDAIAALDRGGLQIAVVVDEQRRILGTVTDGDVRRALIRQVGLDAPIAEVMARQPRTAPAGSTKERVLQLMERHQVSQIPLVDAEGRVVGIETLHGLLHGKRRDNAVFLMAGGFGTRLQPLTDNCPKPLLNVGDKPILEIIIENFVRAGFHRFFISTHYLPEMIRDHIGDGSRWDIEVQYVHEDEPLGTGGALGLLPRDAIREPMFMMNGDLLTNLDFNKLLDFHESHDGIATMCVREHEHRVPYGVIEGDGQRIISMVEKPAYRYFINAGIYVLSPAVLDDVARGQRIDMPTLLQQQMAQGQPVNMFPVHEYWLDIGRMEDFQRAQYDVAGLFHG; encoded by the coding sequence ATGAGCACCTGGTCCTCCGTTCTCATCGCCCCTGAGGTCTCCCTGCAGGACGCCATCGCCGCACTCGACCGCGGCGGGCTGCAGATCGCCGTCGTCGTCGATGAGCAGCGCCGCATCCTGGGCACCGTCACCGACGGCGACGTGCGTCGCGCGCTGATCCGCCAGGTCGGCCTGGACGCGCCGATCGCCGAGGTGATGGCGCGCCAGCCGCGCACCGCCCCGGCCGGCTCGACCAAGGAGCGCGTGCTGCAGCTGATGGAGCGCCACCAGGTCTCGCAGATCCCGCTGGTGGACGCCGAAGGCCGCGTCGTAGGCATCGAGACCCTGCACGGCCTGCTGCACGGCAAGCGCCGCGACAACGCGGTGTTCCTGATGGCTGGCGGCTTCGGCACCCGGCTGCAGCCGCTCACCGACAACTGCCCCAAGCCGCTGCTCAACGTGGGCGACAAGCCCATCCTCGAGATCATCATCGAGAACTTCGTGCGCGCCGGGTTCCACCGCTTCTTCATCTCGACGCATTACCTGCCCGAGATGATCCGCGACCACATCGGCGACGGCAGCCGCTGGGACATCGAGGTCCAGTACGTGCACGAGGACGAACCGCTGGGCACCGGCGGCGCGCTGGGGCTGCTGCCGCGCGACGCGATCCGCGAGCCGATGTTCATGATGAACGGCGACCTGCTGACCAACCTCGACTTCAACAAGCTGCTCGACTTCCACGAGAGCCACGACGGCATCGCCACGATGTGCGTGCGCGAGCACGAGCACCGCGTGCCCTACGGCGTGATCGAGGGCGACGGCCAGCGCATCATCTCGATGGTCGAGAAGCCGGCCTACCGCTACTTCATCAACGCCGGCATCTACGTGCTGTCGCCCGCGGTGCTCGACGACGTCGCGCGCGGCCAGCGCATCGACATGCCGACGCTGCTGCAGCAGCAGATGGCCCAGGGCCAGCCGGTCAACATGTTCCCCGTCCACGAGTACTGGCTGGACATCGGCCGCATGGAAGACTTCCAGCGCGCCCAGTACGACGTCGCGGGGCTGTTCCATGGCTGA
- a CDS encoding cytidylyltransferase domain-containing protein, which yields MADPVVGTPRLLALVPARGGSKRLPRKNVLPLGGRPLIRWSIDAARDSGVCVDVLVSTDDEEIAQTARAAGAMVPWLRPAELATDTAGSAGVIAHALAWYEQTHGAVDAVLLLQPTSPFRSAAAIRGAVNAYADQPGPTRHPVVSVSPAASHPAWTFAWQDGELRPSLGWEPLALRSQDLTPAYALNGALYVIPAEDARTARPIVRPGVLPFVMTDARESLDIDTADDWALASHWANAPGAR from the coding sequence ATGGCTGATCCCGTGGTCGGCACGCCGCGCCTGCTCGCGCTCGTCCCCGCCCGCGGGGGCAGCAAGCGGCTGCCGCGCAAGAACGTGCTGCCGCTCGGCGGCCGGCCGCTGATCCGCTGGTCCATCGACGCGGCGCGCGACAGCGGCGTCTGCGTCGACGTGCTGGTCAGCACCGACGACGAGGAGATCGCGCAGACGGCCCGCGCCGCCGGCGCGATGGTCCCCTGGCTGCGCCCGGCCGAGCTGGCCACCGACACCGCCGGCAGCGCCGGCGTCATCGCGCACGCGCTGGCCTGGTACGAGCAGACGCACGGCGCCGTCGACGCGGTGCTGCTGCTGCAGCCGACCAGCCCCTTCCGGAGCGCCGCGGCGATCCGCGGCGCGGTCAACGCCTACGCGGACCAGCCCGGTCCGACGCGCCATCCGGTCGTCAGCGTCAGCCCCGCCGCGTCGCACCCCGCCTGGACCTTCGCCTGGCAGGACGGCGAGCTGCGTCCCAGCCTCGGCTGGGAGCCGCTGGCGCTGCGCTCGCAAGACCTGACCCCGGCCTACGCGCTCAACGGCGCGCTCTACGTGATCCCGGCCGAGGACGCCCGCACCGCCCGCCCCATCGTGCGGCCCGGCGTCCTGCCTTTCGTGATGACCGACGCTCGCGAGAGCCTGGACATCGACACCGCCGACGACTGGGCGCTGGCTTCGCACTGGGCCAACGCGCCCGGCGCCCGCTGA
- the gmd gene encoding GDP-mannose 4,6-dehydratase: MNQKVALITGITGQDGAYLAEFLLDKGYVVHGVRRRASLFNTDRIDHLYQDPHLPDTRLFLHYGDMTDSSSLVRIIQQVQPDEIYNLAAQSHVHVSFEEPEYTANSDAIGPLRILEAIRLLGLQKKTRFYQASTSEMYGQVQEIPQKETTPFYPRSPYGVAKLYGYWITVNYRESYGMFACNGILFNHESPLRGETFVTRKITRALARIKLGLQNCLYLGNMDSLRDWGHAKDYVEAQWLMLQQDTPEDYVIATGVQYSVRDFVNAAAKELEMPLRWEGSGVDEKAWLVDADGAERVVVAVDPRYFRPAEVETLLGDPSKAKKQLGWAPKISFEELVREMTREDLISAQRDELVKGHGYKALNAHE, translated from the coding sequence ATGAACCAAAAAGTCGCTCTCATCACCGGCATCACCGGCCAGGACGGTGCCTACCTCGCGGAATTCCTGCTGGACAAGGGCTACGTCGTCCACGGCGTGCGCCGCCGCGCCTCGCTGTTCAACACCGACCGCATCGACCACCTGTACCAGGACCCGCACCTGCCCGACACGCGGCTGTTCCTGCACTACGGCGACATGACGGACTCGTCCAGCCTGGTGCGCATCATCCAGCAGGTCCAGCCCGACGAGATCTACAACCTGGCGGCGCAGTCCCATGTGCACGTGAGCTTCGAGGAGCCCGAGTACACCGCCAATTCGGACGCCATCGGCCCGCTGCGCATCCTGGAGGCGATCCGCCTGCTGGGCCTGCAGAAGAAGACCCGCTTCTACCAGGCCAGCACGTCCGAGATGTACGGCCAGGTGCAGGAGATCCCGCAGAAGGAGACCACGCCCTTCTACCCGCGCAGCCCGTACGGCGTGGCCAAGCTCTACGGCTACTGGATCACGGTGAACTACCGCGAGTCCTACGGCATGTTCGCGTGCAACGGCATCCTCTTCAACCACGAGTCCCCGCTGCGCGGCGAGACCTTCGTGACGCGCAAGATCACGCGCGCGCTGGCCCGCATCAAGCTGGGCCTGCAGAACTGCCTGTACCTGGGCAACATGGACTCGCTGCGCGACTGGGGCCATGCGAAGGACTACGTCGAGGCGCAGTGGCTGATGCTCCAGCAGGACACGCCCGAGGACTACGTCATCGCCACCGGCGTGCAGTACAGCGTGCGCGACTTCGTGAACGCCGCCGCCAAAGAGCTGGAGATGCCGCTGCGCTGGGAAGGCAGCGGCGTCGACGAGAAGGCCTGGCTGGTCGACGCGGACGGCGCCGAGCGTGTCGTCGTCGCGGTGGATCCGCGCTACTTCCGTCCGGCCGAGGTCGAGACGCTGCTGGGCGACCCCAGCAAGGCGAAGAAGCAGCTCGGCTGGGCGCCGAAGATCAGCTTCGAGGAACTGGTTCGCGAGATGACGCGCGAGGACCTGATCAGCGCGCAACGCGACGAGCTGGTCAAGGGCCACGGCTACAAGGCGCTGAACGCGCACGAGTGA
- a CDS encoding lipopolysaccharide biosynthesis protein, whose protein sequence is MSDKDTARLQMRSVIAFFSGNLGATVLTLLATLMVTRWTPPHQLGLWNLMTVFISYASALQLGVFNAMNRQIPFLRGSGDTVKAELAGQVGLAWCLGLTGLTLMLGLVGIAYFAVAGTRDQMLTATAFVVVLASSWSLQFLTVGYSTAGAFGPLARRTTLIAIAGLPLALLAQLLGYAGLLLRAALVAVISSSALHYQRPLKVRPKWDGAMFRQLVRIGLPIWLLGQLGALFMTLDRLVLADSPQLLGYYAIAAQFAALAVMVPTAFNSVLYPQMSRSYGEHRSAMALWRQALRASLGMFAAGMAFAGICWLTIPTFVTMLLPAYAPAIEAARWTALAAAAMTFSAFGNVLNVLGRQDVYLVSSAVGGATFFATWKGLSATADVSPLVAAAQSMLLATFVTSVCAMLLCRLLCARLDRRPPTPLTPVGSA, encoded by the coding sequence ATGTCTGACAAGGACACGGCGCGCCTGCAGATGCGCTCGGTCATCGCGTTCTTCAGCGGCAACCTGGGCGCGACCGTGCTCACGCTGCTGGCCACGCTGATGGTCACGCGCTGGACGCCGCCGCACCAGCTCGGCCTGTGGAACCTGATGACGGTGTTCATCAGCTACGCGTCGGCGCTGCAGCTCGGCGTGTTCAACGCGATGAACCGCCAGATCCCGTTCCTGCGCGGCAGCGGCGACACTGTCAAGGCGGAGCTGGCCGGGCAGGTCGGACTGGCCTGGTGCCTGGGCCTGACCGGCCTGACGCTGATGCTGGGACTGGTCGGCATCGCGTACTTCGCCGTGGCCGGGACGCGGGATCAGATGCTCACGGCCACGGCGTTCGTGGTGGTCCTGGCGTCGTCCTGGTCGCTGCAGTTCCTGACCGTGGGCTACAGCACGGCCGGCGCCTTCGGACCGCTGGCGCGCAGGACCACGCTGATCGCCATCGCCGGGCTGCCGCTGGCCCTGCTCGCGCAGCTGCTGGGCTACGCCGGTCTGCTGCTGCGCGCGGCGCTGGTCGCGGTGATCAGCAGCTCGGCGCTGCACTATCAGCGCCCGCTGAAAGTCCGTCCGAAGTGGGACGGCGCGATGTTCCGGCAGCTCGTGCGCATCGGCCTGCCCATCTGGCTGCTGGGGCAGCTCGGCGCGCTGTTCATGACGCTGGACCGGCTCGTGCTGGCCGACTCGCCGCAGCTGCTGGGCTATTACGCCATCGCCGCCCAGTTCGCCGCGCTGGCCGTGATGGTGCCGACGGCCTTCAACTCCGTGCTCTATCCGCAGATGTCGCGCAGCTACGGGGAACACCGGTCGGCGATGGCGCTGTGGCGCCAGGCCTTGCGGGCGAGCCTCGGGATGTTCGCCGCCGGCATGGCCTTCGCGGGGATCTGCTGGCTGACCATCCCGACCTTCGTCACGATGCTGCTGCCCGCCTACGCCCCCGCCATCGAGGCCGCCCGCTGGACGGCGTTGGCTGCCGCCGCGATGACCTTCTCCGCCTTCGGCAACGTGCTGAACGTGCTCGGCCGGCAGGACGTGTACCTGGTGAGCAGCGCCGTGGGCGGCGCCACCTTCTTCGCGACCTGGAAGGGCCTGTCGGCGACCGCGGACGTGTCGCCGCTCGTCGCCGCCGCGCAGTCGATGCTGCTGGCCACCTTCGTCACTTCCGTGTGCGCCATGCTCCTGTGCCGC